One part of the Gammaproteobacteria bacterium genome encodes these proteins:
- a CDS encoding DnaJ domain-containing protein, whose protein sequence is MRDHYEVLGVPRNANEAQIKKAYREKSLVWHPDKFKGSLDANLSKYAKIELTAIHLANETLSNSGKKDNYDRFDIPPYESDANENARLVAVRKHELSYYQQRLSELEEKIKAQEKLDDKTKKKKEFYEEVIANLNSKINKENDHSRNGNNDQTSPSYRGSHSTPGTAFFSLQSSDESFIGDGKDIVYVDSMRDDEGLNVGFKNRQAYDTFLQNFSQSNIHHLFDIDGPRSIKCKNICIVKFYHSLQNVGLPISVDTYKRRELNQQLEQWFQKHYPGSPAIDEVNSRSVLRR, encoded by the coding sequence ATGAGAGATCACTATGAAGTATTAGGTGTTCCCAGGAATGCTAATGAAGCACAAATTAAAAAGGCCTATAGAGAAAAGTCTTTGGTTTGGCATCCTGACAAGTTTAAAGGCAGCTTGGATGCGAATCTTAGCAAATATGCAAAAATTGAATTAACCGCAATTCATTTGGCAAATGAAACATTAAGTAATTCTGGAAAAAAAGATAATTATGACAGATTTGATATTCCTCCATATGAATCTGATGCAAATGAAAATGCGCGACTAGTTGCTGTACGAAAACATGAGCTGTCCTACTATCAGCAACGATTGAGTGAATTAGAAGAAAAAATTAAGGCACAAGAAAAACTTGACGATAAAACAAAAAAGAAAAAAGAGTTTTATGAGGAGGTAATTGCAAACCTAAATAGTAAAATAAATAAAGAAAATGATCATTCTCGTAATGGTAATAATGATCAAACATCACCATCCTATAGGGGTAGTCATTCAACACCTGGAACTGCATTTTTCTCTCTTCAATCATCTGATGAAAGTTTTATTGGAGATGGAAAAGATATTGTATATGTTGATTCTATGCGTGATGACGAAGGGTTAAATGTCGGATTTAAAAACCGCCAAGCATACGATACTTTCCTTCAGAATTTTTCACAAAGTAATATTCATCACTTGTTTGATATCGATGGTCCTCGCAGCATTAAATGTAAAAATATTTGTATAGTGAAATTCTATCATTCTCTTCAAAATGTAGGGTTACCCATTTCAGTTGATACGTATAAACGGCGAGAATTAAATCAACAACTAGAGCAATGGTTCCAAAAACATTATCCGGGATCGCCAGCAATAGACGAGGTCAATTCAAGATCCGTATTGAGGAGATAA
- the pth gene encoding aminoacyl-tRNA hydrolase, which produces MAPPIRLIVGLGNPGPKYAETRHNVGAWLVEELTRQHHLNLRSDNKFHGSIGNIKISEHECWLLIPSTYMNLSGTSVQAMASYYKIPPEEILIVHDELDFPAGQVRFKQHGGHGGHNGLRDIIAKLHSPAFHRLRLGIDHPGDRNEVVNYVLKPPRNEEHTAIMSAIRSALEVLPTFISGDHQKAIRELHSNAIDV; this is translated from the coding sequence GTGGCACCGCCTATCAGACTAATCGTGGGCTTGGGCAATCCAGGCCCGAAATATGCCGAGACGCGCCACAATGTTGGCGCTTGGCTAGTTGAAGAATTAACTCGCCAACATCACCTTAACCTACGTTCCGATAATAAATTCCACGGCAGTATTGGCAATATTAAAATCTCTGAACATGAATGCTGGCTTTTAATTCCATCTACCTACATGAATCTCAGTGGAACATCCGTTCAAGCGATGGCTAGTTATTATAAAATTCCACCAGAAGAAATTTTAATTGTTCATGATGAATTAGATTTTCCGGCGGGCCAAGTACGCTTTAAACAACATGGCGGACATGGTGGGCATAACGGACTACGCGATATTATTGCAAAATTACACAGCCCAGCTTTTCATAGACTTCGATTGGGCATAGATCACCCGGGTGATCGAAATGAAGTCGTTAATTATGTGCTTAAACCACCTCGCAATGAAGAACATACTGCAATCATGTCTGCAATTCGTAGCGCACTTGAAGTGCTGCCTACTTTTATTTCTGGGGATCATCAAAAAGCCATTCGAGAATTGCATTCAAATGCAATTGATGTATAA
- the ychF gene encoding redox-regulated ATPase YchF, translated as MGFKCGIVGLPNVGKSTLFNALTEASVQAANFPFCTIDPHVGIVPMPDLRLDKLADIVKPQNIVPTSMTFVDIAGLVKGASKGEGLGNKFLANIRETQAIAHVVRCFESGDIIHVAGKVDPTNDIEVINTELALADLETISNALLKVSKTARSGDKVAKAQLELFEKVKLHLDAGNPVRTMDLDTNAVELLQPFQLITLKPVLYIANVDEHGFENNPLLTVVEEIAAREKASVIPICAELEAQLVALSPSEKKEYLHELGWEEPGLNRVIRAGYDLLGLQTYFTAGVKEVRAWTVNIGATAPQAAAVIHTDFQKGFIRAEVIAYDDFINYKGEQGAKEAGKLRVEGKEYIVKDGDVMHFRFNV; from the coding sequence ATGGGATTTAAATGTGGCATTGTTGGACTTCCCAACGTTGGAAAATCAACATTATTTAATGCATTAACTGAAGCGAGCGTTCAAGCTGCAAATTTTCCTTTTTGCACGATTGACCCTCATGTCGGCATTGTTCCGATGCCTGATCTACGTCTTGATAAATTAGCGGATATTGTAAAACCACAAAATATTGTCCCTACATCAATGACATTTGTTGACATTGCCGGACTTGTAAAGGGCGCGTCTAAAGGGGAAGGATTGGGCAATAAATTTCTGGCCAATATTCGTGAAACACAAGCGATTGCTCATGTCGTTCGCTGTTTTGAAAGCGGTGATATTATCCACGTTGCAGGTAAAGTTGACCCTACAAATGATATCGAAGTGATTAACACTGAACTTGCATTGGCCGATTTAGAAACGATTTCAAATGCACTTCTTAAAGTCAGCAAAACAGCAAGATCGGGCGATAAAGTCGCAAAAGCACAACTAGAGCTTTTTGAAAAAGTTAAACTTCATCTTGATGCAGGCAATCCTGTGCGAACAATGGATTTAGATACAAATGCGGTGGAATTGTTGCAACCATTTCAATTAATTACTCTCAAACCCGTTCTTTATATTGCAAATGTTGATGAGCACGGTTTTGAAAATAATCCGTTGTTAACTGTCGTTGAAGAAATTGCAGCGCGAGAAAAAGCGAGCGTTATTCCCATTTGCGCAGAACTTGAGGCCCAATTAGTGGCCCTTTCCCCTTCCGAGAAAAAAGAATATCTACACGAGCTCGGCTGGGAAGAGCCTGGATTAAATCGAGTGATTCGTGCTGGTTACGACCTGCTCGGTTTACAAACGTATTTTACCGCTGGCGTAAAAGAAGTGCGCGCATGGACGGTGAATATCGGTGCAACGGCTCCACAAGCGGCCGCTGTGATTCATACTGATTTCCAAAAAGGCTTCATCCGTGCAGAAGTGATTGCATATGATGACTTCATTAATTACAAAGGTGAACAAGGCGCGAAAGAAGCCGGAAAATTGCGCGTTGAAGGTAAAGAATACATCGTCAAAGACGGCGATGTGATGCACTTCCGCTTTAACGTTTAA
- a CDS encoding 50S ribosomal protein L25/general stress protein Ctc, which yields MANLFDLTVASRNTFGKAANRRTRRLEDTVPAIIYGGKEEPVAISLSHNLVIRALENEAFFSHILTLNIDGKKKQQVIVKDIQRHPGRPRITHMDFLRVSADVKLTMSVPLHFMNEEKAPGVLAGGVVNHHMGELEIRCLPADLPEFIEIDLANLELDGVIHLTHIKVPKGVEVMLLAHGSDQAHDHAVVSIHIPKVVEEPEEGAPAEGAEGAEAAGEEGAESKAAGEGGEEAESSEK from the coding sequence ATGGCCAATTTATTTGACTTAACTGTGGCAAGCCGGAATACCTTTGGTAAGGCTGCAAACCGTCGTACGCGCCGATTAGAGGACACGGTACCTGCAATTATCTATGGCGGTAAAGAAGAGCCAGTGGCAATTTCTTTATCTCACAATTTGGTCATTCGCGCCCTGGAAAACGAAGCGTTTTTCTCGCATATCTTGACATTGAACATCGATGGCAAGAAGAAACAACAAGTGATCGTTAAAGATATTCAACGCCATCCTGGCCGTCCACGCATCACACACATGGACTTCTTACGCGTAAGCGCTGACGTAAAACTCACCATGAGCGTTCCATTACATTTCATGAACGAAGAAAAAGCTCCCGGCGTACTAGCTGGTGGTGTTGTGAATCACCACATGGGTGAACTTGAAATTCGTTGTTTGCCAGCTGACCTACCTGAATTCATCGAAATAGACTTGGCCAACTTAGAGTTGGATGGCGTTATTCACTTAACGCACATTAAAGTACCTAAAGGTGTCGAAGTTATGCTACTCGCTCATGGCTCAGATCAAGCTCATGACCATGCAGTAGTGAGTATTCATATTCCTAAAGTTGTGGAAGAACCTGAAGAAGGTGCTCCAGCTGAAGGAGCTGAAGGGGCCGAAGCCGCTGGCGAAGAAGGTGCTGAATCTAAAGCTGCGGGCGAAGGTGGTGAAGAAGCCGAATCTTCTGAGAAATAG
- a CDS encoding ribose-phosphate pyrophosphokinase: MAEIKLFMGNSNPVLAQKVSHELQIPLGKAIVDRFSDGEIMVEIHENVRGREIFILQSTSVPTNDNLMELIIITDALRRASAASITAVMPYFGYGRQDRRPRSARVPITAKVVADMMATVGITRLITVDLHADQIQGFFSMPVDNVYSTPVMLEDMLACGYDKSVTVVSPDVGGVVRARAIAKRLNDSDLAIIDKRRRTHNQSEVMNIIGDVKDRKCIVVDDIVDTAGTLCQAATALKKQGATSVVAYATHPVLSGPAIKNIIDSDLDEVVVCDTIPLQQAALNCPKIRSLSLSHIISETILRVNNKESVSSMFEDQKA; this comes from the coding sequence GTGGCAGAAATTAAACTTTTCATGGGTAACTCCAATCCTGTTCTAGCGCAAAAAGTCTCTCACGAATTACAAATTCCTCTAGGTAAAGCCATTGTTGATCGATTCAGCGACGGCGAGATCATGGTGGAAATCCATGAAAATGTTCGCGGTCGAGAAATTTTTATTCTGCAATCCACCAGCGTTCCCACCAATGATAACCTCATGGAACTCATTATCATCACGGACGCGCTTCGCCGAGCCTCAGCAGCCAGCATCACCGCTGTCATGCCTTACTTTGGTTACGGCCGCCAAGACCGACGTCCTCGTTCAGCACGCGTTCCCATCACTGCAAAAGTTGTTGCTGATATGATGGCAACTGTCGGCATTACCCGCTTAATCACTGTTGATTTACATGCCGATCAAATTCAAGGCTTTTTCTCAATGCCAGTGGACAACGTTTATTCTACACCGGTGATGCTTGAAGACATGCTTGCTTGTGGTTATGACAAGTCGGTCACGGTAGTTTCTCCTGATGTAGGAGGCGTAGTACGTGCACGAGCCATCGCAAAAAGATTGAACGACTCCGATTTAGCGATCATCGACAAACGACGACGCACTCACAATCAATCTGAAGTCATGAATATTATTGGTGATGTTAAAGACCGAAAATGTATCGTCGTCGATGATATTGTAGATACAGCAGGCACACTTTGCCAAGCAGCCACAGCATTAAAAAAACAAGGCGCAACCAGTGTTGTTGCCTACGCAACTCACCCTGTGCTTTCTGGCCCGGCGATAAAAAATATTATAGACTCTGATTTAGATGAAGTTGTTGTTTGCGATACAATTCCATTACAACAAGCCGCTTTGAATTGCCCCAAAATTCGCTCCTTAAGTTTAAGCCATATTATTTCGGAAACAATTTTGCGCGTGAATAATAAAGAATCTGTAAGCTCGATGTTTGAAGATCAAAAGGCATAA
- the ispE gene encoding 4-(cytidine 5'-diphospho)-2-C-methyl-D-erythritol kinase, which produces MIDSNTLSLPAPAKLNLFLNVLDHREDGYHNLQTVFQFIDLSDQLEFSLKENESITLDTPGLTISQEDNLIYRAAKLLQKTTGSRLGAHIRLDKNLPIGGGVGGGSSNAATTLVGLNRLWQTGLSKQELMKLGSQLGADVPIFIHGEAAYATGTGDVLTNLELDEPWYVILIPPVSVPTAEIFSHPQLTRNNQPITISEFLSHGGSNSMEGLVRSLYPDIDRALDWLNQFGFAKMSGSGSTVFLSFEEKNRAESVVSQIPAPFKGVVAKGCNKSLLYR; this is translated from the coding sequence ATGATCGATTCCAATACTTTATCACTTCCTGCTCCGGCAAAATTAAATCTTTTCCTCAACGTGCTGGATCATCGAGAGGATGGTTATCATAATCTTCAAACTGTTTTTCAATTTATCGATTTGTCGGATCAACTCGAATTCTCTCTGAAGGAAAATGAAAGCATTACACTTGACACTCCAGGGCTAACAATTTCCCAAGAAGACAATTTAATATATCGCGCTGCAAAACTGCTTCAAAAAACGACGGGTAGTCGATTGGGAGCTCATATTCGTCTTGATAAAAATTTGCCCATTGGTGGTGGTGTAGGTGGTGGAAGTTCGAACGCAGCAACAACGTTGGTCGGATTAAATCGACTTTGGCAAACAGGGCTTTCAAAACAAGAGCTCATGAAATTAGGCTCGCAATTGGGTGCTGATGTACCCATTTTTATTCACGGCGAAGCCGCTTACGCAACTGGAACCGGCGACGTTTTGACGAACTTAGAATTAGACGAGCCATGGTACGTGATCTTGATCCCACCGGTGAGCGTCCCCACTGCCGAAATATTTTCACACCCACAATTGACACGGAACAACCAACCTATCACAATAAGTGAATTCTTGAGCCATGGCGGCTCAAATAGTATGGAAGGGCTTGTCAGAAGCTTATATCCTGACATAGATCGCGCTCTTGACTGGTTAAATCAGTTTGGTTTTGCTAAGATGTCTGGTTCGGGCAGTACTGTATTTTTGAGCTTTGAAGAAAAAAATCGGGCCGAAAGTGTGGTCAGCCAAATTCCAGCTCCTTTCAAAGGAGTTGTTGCGAAAGGGTGCAATAAGTCACTACTTTATAGATAG
- a CDS encoding transcriptional regulator gives MLLMEFFDQRPIFTHEEFEQHLISHGSTNPHTHRALLAYHTKKQHIKHVRRGLYVSIPIGLRHQAENFIVDPFLIAGHVSKDAVIAYHSAFDFHGISFSTYHHFTFMSENKIRPFTFQNADFKCVSFPKALVEKKLTNFEVITADRQGINIMVTSIERSLVDALDRPDYAGGWEEIWRSASHIPILNLDKIINYVMLLNNATLYAKLGFFLEQHKDHFNLDEHILSILEEKKPQGIHFLERSKRESGKLLKRWNLVVPAYIIKQTWEEPNHEDI, from the coding sequence ATGTTACTCATGGAATTTTTTGATCAACGCCCAATTTTTACCCACGAGGAATTTGAGCAACACTTAATCTCTCATGGCAGTACCAACCCACATACACATCGGGCTTTACTTGCGTATCACACAAAGAAACAGCATATTAAGCATGTACGTCGAGGTCTCTATGTCAGCATACCTATTGGATTACGTCATCAAGCAGAAAATTTTATTGTTGATCCTTTTCTAATTGCAGGACATGTTTCGAAAGATGCCGTCATAGCTTATCACAGCGCTTTTGATTTTCACGGAATTTCCTTTTCTACTTATCACCACTTCACTTTTATGTCTGAAAATAAAATACGACCGTTCACATTTCAAAATGCAGATTTCAAATGCGTATCCTTTCCAAAAGCGCTAGTTGAAAAAAAACTCACCAATTTTGAAGTAATCACAGCAGATCGACAAGGAATCAATATTATGGTCACGAGTATAGAGCGTAGTCTTGTTGATGCACTGGATCGTCCTGACTATGCTGGCGGTTGGGAAGAAATTTGGCGATCGGCCTCACACATCCCAATATTAAACTTAGACAAAATCATCAACTACGTAATGTTGCTCAATAATGCCACTTTATATGCTAAACTTGGATTTTTCCTTGAGCAACACAAAGATCACTTTAACCTCGATGAGCACATATTAAGTATTCTGGAAGAAAAAAAACCTCAAGGAATTCATTTTCTAGAACGTAGCAAACGAGAATCTGGAAAATTATTGAAGCGATGGAATCTAGTCGTTCCAGCTTATATTATTAAACAAACATGGGAAGAGCCAAACCATGAGGATATCTAA
- a CDS encoding ATP-binding protein, protein MERILYKKLVAWKHSEGRKPLMLEGARQVGKTYLLKKLGKEEYEHFYYLNFNENPDACSLFEGNIGAKTILEKLGIYFQAQITPDNSLICFDEIQDCDGALASLKYFCEDAPEYHLAAAGSLLGVKLKGKKGFPVGKVTMRQLHPLSFEEYLRAIDKTGWIKLLGEINVKEKIPEVFHNDLIEALKTYMFVGGMPEAVAKYIQTKDFEEVRQIQKDILRTYELDFAKHATPAEAAKISIVWDTIPSQLAKENKKFIYSVIKESARAREYETAIQWLVDADLITKCYNISKPGIPLKSYFNHEVFKTYLLDVGLLGAMSQLNSKVLLEGNNLFVEYKGALTENYIAQALTTFLEHQLFYWTSEGKAEVDFVVDIDGIPLPLEVKSGQSTKKKSLQVYIEEYSPPISVRTSLRNIAYDAKLLNVPLYAVSELSKLIKEVVD, encoded by the coding sequence ATGGAACGCATACTTTATAAGAAACTCGTTGCTTGGAAACATTCAGAAGGCCGAAAGCCCTTGATGCTAGAAGGGGCTCGCCAGGTGGGTAAAACCTACCTGTTAAAAAAACTGGGGAAAGAAGAGTATGAGCATTTCTATTATTTAAACTTCAACGAAAACCCTGACGCATGCTCTTTATTTGAAGGCAACATTGGTGCCAAAACAATATTGGAGAAATTGGGAATCTATTTTCAAGCGCAAATTACACCAGACAATAGTTTGATTTGCTTCGATGAAATTCAAGACTGTGATGGTGCATTGGCGTCGCTGAAATATTTTTGTGAAGATGCGCCCGAATATCATCTCGCAGCGGCAGGTTCATTATTGGGTGTGAAATTAAAAGGAAAAAAAGGATTTCCCGTTGGAAAAGTCACTATGCGACAGCTGCACCCACTTTCATTTGAAGAATATCTGCGAGCCATTGATAAAACTGGGTGGATAAAATTATTGGGTGAAATTAACGTCAAAGAAAAAATTCCCGAAGTCTTTCATAATGATTTAATAGAGGCTTTAAAAACATACATGTTTGTCGGTGGAATGCCAGAAGCGGTTGCAAAATATATTCAAACAAAAGACTTTGAAGAAGTACGGCAAATTCAGAAAGATATCTTACGAACCTATGAGCTCGATTTCGCAAAGCATGCAACACCTGCAGAAGCCGCAAAAATCTCCATCGTTTGGGACACTATTCCATCGCAGCTTGCAAAAGAAAACAAAAAATTTATTTACTCGGTGATAAAAGAAAGCGCCAGGGCACGTGAATATGAAACTGCAATTCAGTGGTTAGTGGATGCTGATCTCATCACAAAATGCTACAACATCTCAAAGCCGGGTATTCCGCTAAAAAGCTACTTCAATCATGAAGTATTTAAAACTTATTTACTCGACGTGGGATTGCTAGGTGCGATGAGTCAACTTAATTCCAAAGTTCTGTTAGAGGGAAATAACCTTTTTGTTGAATATAAAGGTGCTCTTACAGAAAATTACATTGCTCAAGCGCTAACAACGTTTCTTGAGCATCAGCTTTTCTACTGGACCAGCGAAGGCAAAGCTGAAGTTGATTTTGTTGTCGATATCGACGGTATTCCGTTACCTTTAGAAGTCAAATCAGGGCAGTCTACCAAGAAAAAAAGCCTTCAAGTTTACATCGAAGAATATTCACCTCCGATTTCAGTTCGTACCTCTTTGCGCAATATTGCATATGATGCAAAGTTGTTGAATGTTCCGCTTTATGCTGTGAGTGAGTTGTCAAAGCTGATAAAAGAGGTAGTTGATTAA
- a CDS encoding DNA alkylation repair protein — protein MNTLSQIKKTLSNLAQESSTNNTVFFKTDPGGYAENDQFIGVSVPDLRKIAKDFSDASLYEISKLLKSKINEERLLALILLVNQYQKSDKNARAERFQFYLDHLKHVNNWNLVDSSAHLIIGAHILNDDKKLLLTLGKSKEMWERRIAIVSTWYFIRKNQLEWTFKIALLLLKDEHDLIHKAVGWMLREAGKKNEVMLIEFLDQHATKMPRTMLRYSIEKFPDTKRKYYLSLK, from the coding sequence GTGAATACTCTTTCCCAGATTAAAAAAACCTTATCTAATTTAGCTCAAGAATCGAGCACAAATAATACTGTTTTTTTTAAAACCGATCCCGGTGGGTACGCTGAAAACGATCAATTTATTGGTGTAAGCGTTCCTGATTTACGAAAAATTGCAAAAGATTTTTCTGACGCTTCTCTGTACGAGATAAGCAAATTACTAAAATCGAAAATTAATGAAGAGCGTTTATTGGCCCTGATTCTACTTGTTAATCAATACCAGAAATCTGATAAAAATGCGCGGGCTGAACGTTTTCAATTTTATCTAGATCACTTAAAACATGTTAATAATTGGAACCTTGTTGATAGCTCCGCTCATTTGATTATTGGCGCTCATATATTAAATGATGACAAAAAACTTTTACTGACGCTGGGCAAATCAAAAGAAATGTGGGAACGAAGAATTGCAATTGTTTCGACGTGGTATTTTATTCGAAAAAATCAACTTGAATGGACGTTTAAGATTGCTCTTCTTTTGTTAAAAGATGAGCATGATTTAATTCATAAAGCAGTTGGCTGGATGTTACGCGAAGCGGGTAAAAAAAACGAAGTCATGCTGATTGAATTTCTTGATCAACATGCCACTAAAATGCCTAGAACTATGCTGCGATATTCTATTGAGAAATTTCCAGACACGAAAAGAAAATATTATTTATCATTGAAGTAA
- a CDS encoding patatin-like phospholipase family protein encodes MIKLRLGILLSLMIFISSCATPPANISIPSHEPPPLTLTKHPRVALVLGGGGARGYAHVGVIKALQKAGVPIDLIVGTSAGSIIGALYADSANSVHVERTMRKTHFFDFADFTIVSSGNGFISGRKLQHFLLKNMQAKSFEELKIPLVVVATDLKSGKEKPLSSGPIAPAVNASSAMPGAVHPVKMYGLTLVDGGMVAQLPVKTAKHFHPDIIIAVNIDADFDKKMPTSFVGVFQRAFDISIQTIGKFSGEGADVLIHPSVGNAGIFDVHLKHTFIVAGEKAAQEALPQIKELLIKNSALTANLKPIRHANSMIKH; translated from the coding sequence ATGATCAAATTGCGTTTAGGAATACTACTGTCGCTCATGATCTTTATATCAAGTTGCGCAACTCCTCCTGCGAATATTTCTATTCCTTCGCATGAGCCACCTCCATTAACTTTAACTAAACATCCTCGTGTGGCCCTTGTGTTAGGTGGCGGAGGTGCTCGAGGTTATGCACACGTCGGTGTTATCAAAGCTTTACAAAAAGCTGGTGTACCAATTGACTTGATCGTTGGGACTAGCGCAGGGAGCATCATAGGCGCTCTATATGCAGACAGCGCTAACTCTGTTCACGTAGAACGAACCATGCGCAAAACGCATTTTTTCGATTTTGCAGATTTCACCATCGTTTCATCCGGAAACGGTTTTATATCAGGACGAAAATTACAGCATTTCCTACTCAAGAACATGCAAGCCAAATCATTTGAAGAACTGAAAATTCCTCTCGTCGTCGTTGCAACTGATTTAAAATCGGGCAAAGAAAAACCACTCAGTAGCGGCCCTATCGCTCCAGCAGTCAATGCGTCCTCTGCCATGCCTGGCGCAGTGCACCCTGTTAAAATGTACGGCCTAACACTCGTTGACGGAGGAATGGTTGCACAACTACCCGTCAAAACTGCCAAACACTTTCATCCTGACATCATCATCGCTGTAAATATAGATGCTGATTTTGATAAAAAAATGCCCACTTCTTTTGTTGGAGTATTTCAACGTGCCTTTGACATCAGCATTCAGACTATTGGAAAATTCAGCGGAGAAGGTGCCGATGTACTGATTCATCCTTCAGTTGGAAATGCCGGCATTTTTGATGTGCATTTGAAACATACTTTCATTGTTGCTGGAGAAAAAGCAGCTCAAGAAGCATTACCTCAAATCAAAGAATTGCTCATAAAAAACTCCGCCTTAACTGCTAATTTAAAACCAATTCGTCATGCTAATTCGATGATCAAGCATTAA
- a CDS encoding AAA family ATPase, which translates to MDRLILQKLRNWRDDPKRKPLIIKGPRQVGKTYILNEFGKRYFDTYHYFNFEKEPGLGEVFGVDLDPKRIVQELSLKQRKKIDYTKDLIIFDEIQACPKALTSLKYFCEDLPGTYLCCAGSLLGIHLGPVSYPVGKVDHLSMHPMSFLEFMMATGSELYVELLNNLTISSQIPTVAHQHLWECLKHYFIVGGLPEVVNTYKENSKDLFTAFNLAREKQSDLITGYFSDIAKHSGKINAMHINRVWQSIPEQLGLSQDGSAKKYKFKDVIPGIDRFSKMSGAIDWLESADLIIKVTIAHQSQLPLRSYTKENTFKLFIFDVGILGALSNLPPSTIMDYNYGSYKGYFAENFAAQAFSYSSTDQIFSWNEGKSEIEFLRQIDGHIIPVEVKSGWVTQAKSLRVYNDKYQPNYRVIMSGKTLTIDNNTNVHNYPLYLAAQFPLKDIIEQ; encoded by the coding sequence ATGGATAGACTAATCTTACAGAAACTACGTAATTGGAGGGACGACCCTAAACGTAAGCCTCTTATCATAAAAGGGCCTCGTCAAGTCGGTAAAACCTACATATTGAATGAGTTTGGTAAACGATATTTTGATACATACCATTATTTTAATTTTGAGAAAGAGCCGGGCTTAGGTGAGGTGTTTGGAGTCGATCTGGACCCCAAACGGATTGTTCAAGAGTTAAGCTTGAAGCAGCGTAAGAAAATTGATTATACGAAAGACCTCATTATATTTGATGAAATACAGGCCTGCCCAAAAGCACTCACAAGCCTAAAATATTTCTGCGAAGACCTCCCTGGAACATATCTGTGCTGTGCTGGCTCATTATTAGGTATTCACCTTGGGCCAGTGTCTTACCCGGTTGGTAAAGTTGACCACCTCTCAATGCATCCTATGTCATTTTTAGAATTCATGATGGCAACAGGAAGTGAGCTGTATGTAGAGCTATTAAATAATCTCACCATATCTAGTCAAATTCCAACTGTAGCTCATCAACATCTGTGGGAATGCTTAAAGCATTATTTTATCGTGGGTGGATTACCAGAAGTCGTCAACACTTATAAAGAAAATAGCAAAGACTTATTCACCGCTTTCAATTTAGCTAGAGAAAAACAAAGTGATCTTATAACAGGGTATTTTTCTGACATCGCGAAACACTCTGGGAAAATTAATGCAATGCATATTAACCGAGTTTGGCAATCAATTCCGGAGCAACTAGGCCTCTCGCAGGATGGATCTGCGAAAAAATATAAGTTCAAAGATGTTATACCAGGCATTGATCGTTTCAGTAAAATGTCAGGAGCAATTGATTGGCTAGAATCAGCTGATTTAATAATCAAAGTAACTATTGCACACCAAAGTCAATTACCTTTACGATCCTACACAAAAGAAAATACTTTTAAACTATTTATTTTTGACGTTGGGATATTAGGAGCCCTATCAAATCTTCCACCGTCAACAATAATGGATTATAATTACGGATCTTATAAAGGATACTTTGCCGAAAACTTCGCCGCACAAGCATTCAGCTACTCAAGCACAGACCAGATATTTAGCTGGAATGAAGGGAAATCAGAGATAGAGTTTCTAAGACAAATTGATGGCCATATTATCCCAGTAGAAGTGAAATCAGGATGGGTTACTCAAGCAAAAAGCCTTCGCGTTTACAATGATAAATACCAACCAAATTACAGAGTAATCATGAGCGGGAAGACTTTGACCATTGATAACAACACAAATGTTCACAATTATCCTTTGTACCTGGCCGCTCAATTTCCTTTAAAAGATATTATTGAACAATAG